CCCGGATGTCGTCAAGCGCCTGGTCGAGATCGCCGCCGAACCAGTCGGCTCGAACGGGCCTGAAATGACCGCCCTGCTGCGCCGGCAGGTCGAGCAGTTCACGCCCATCCTGCGCAAGCTGAAGCTGGTGGTCGAGTAGCGAATCGCGACTGCTGGACCGGCCTGAAGCCGACCGGGGGCGCTTCGGGCCGGGGGGCGGCTGGTGGCGCTTTGGTACACTCGGCATCTTCCATTTTCTTCGCCGCACCTTCAGGAGAGCCGAATGGCAGCCAGCCCCGCCCCCACCGATTCGCTGACCGGCTACGTCGCCGATTTCATCGTCGGTACGCGTTATGAAGACATCCCGGCGGACGTGCTGGCCGTCGGCAAGAAGTCGATCCTCGACGGACTGGGTCTGGCGCTGTCGGGTTCGGTTGCCCATTCTGGGGAGATCGTGCGCGACTACCTGGCGGCGCAGGGATTCTCCGGTGGCCCATGCTCGGCGATCGGCATGTCGCTCAAGCTGCCCCCCCGGTTCGCGGCGTTCGCCAACGGCGTCGGCATCCATGCCGACGACTACGACGACACCCAGCTCGCGGTAGCCAAGGACCGGGTCTACGGCCTGCTGACCCATCCGACCGCACCCTGCCTGCCCTCCGCGCTGGCGATCAGTGAGCGCGATGGCCGGAACGGCCGCGACCTGATGCTCGCGTACCATCTCGGCGTCGAGGTCGAGTGCAAGATCGCCGAGGCGATCAACCCGCGCCATTACCAGGAAGGCTTCCACGCCACGGCGACCTGCGGCACGTTCGCCTCCGCCACCGCCGCCTCGAAGCTCTATGGCCTGCCGAAGGAGGCCGTGCTGCGCGCGCTGTCGATCGCTGGTAGCCAGTCCGCCGGGCTGCGCGAGAACTTCGGCACGATGACCAAGCCGTTCCACGCCGGCAAGGCGGCCGAGTCGGGCGTGTTCGCCACCGACATGGCGAAGATGGGCTGGACCGCCGCGCCGAACATCCTCGAGGCCGGCCGCGGTTTCTTCAAGGCCGCAGGCGGCGGCTGGGACGACGGCTCGATCCGCGGCATCCTCGGCAAGCCATGGACGTTCGCGAACCCGGGCGTGTCGATCAAGCCGCATCCGTCCGGCTCCCTCACCCACCCCGGCATGACGAAGATGCTGGAACTGATCAGGGCGAACGATATTCGCGCCGACCAGGTGGAGCGCGTGAAGGTCGGCACCAACCACAACATGCCGAACGCACTGATCCACCATCGTCCGCGCAACGAACTCCAGGCCAAGTTCAGCATGGAGTTCTGCATGGCGATCCTGCTGCTCGACGGCCGTGCGAATCTCCCCGAGTTCACCGACGACGTGGTGCTGCGCGCGGACGTACAGGCGATGATCGAGAAAGTCGACTTCGGCGTGCATCCCGAGGCTGAAGCCGCCGGCTACGACAAGATGACCACCATCATCGAGATCCAGATGAAGGACGGGCGCGTGATCAAGGGCTCGGCCGACTTCGGCAAGGGCAGCCCGGCCAACCCGATGACCTACGAGGAAGTGGCCGACAAGTTCCACGGCTGCTGCGATTTCGCGAAATGGCCGACAGCGAAGGCCAGGCAGATCGTGGAAATGGTACGCAACCTCGAGCAACTGGACGACGTGCGCGAACTCACCGCCCTGCTGGTCAGGTAGGCGCGCGGCAATGCAGCGCTGGCGCAATCCGCAGTCCATTTCGTTCACTGCGGCGCGGTCGCATTTCCGCGACGGCAGCGATACGCCCCGGGATTTCCTCGAGCGATGCATCGACACGATCGAGGCCCGTGAGTCGGCGGTCAAAGCCTGGGTAGTGCTGGACCTCGAGGCTGCCCGCAGGGCGGCCGACGAATCGACCGCGCGCTATCGAGCGGGACGGCCGTTGTCGCCGGTGGACGGCTGCCCGATCGGCGTCAAGGACATCATCGCCACGCGCGACCTGCCGACGCAGATGAACAGCCCCGCATTCAAGGGCTGGCAATCGCCTTGCGATGCAGCTCCTGTGCATGCGATGCGCAAGGGTGGCGCGGTCATCGTGGGCAAGACGGTCACCACCGAGTTCGCGGTGGGCTATTCGGGCCCGACCACGAACGCATTCGATCCGGAGCGTACTCCGGGCGGATCGTCCAGCGGCTCGGCTGCGGCAGTCGGTGCCGGCATGGTGCCGCTCGCGTTCGGCACCCAGACGCAGGGCTCGACGATCCGGCCGGCGTCGTACAACGGCGCGGTCGGATACAAGCCCACGCTCGGCATGCTGCCGCTGGGCGGCGTGCATCCGCTGTCGCAGACGCTCGACCATCTCGGCGTGATCGGCGCGACGCTCGACGACGTATGGTGCGCGGCCTCGCAGGTGTCCACCGGGCTGGGCAGCCCCGGCCATCGGTCGCTGCCGGCAGCGGGCGAGCTTGCGCCACAGCCCGTACGCCCCCGGCGCATGGTCCACCTGCACACGAAAGGCTGGCCGGAGATCGATGCCGCGACGGCAGCGGCGTTCGGTTCGTTCACCGCCGCGCTCACCGACCAGAGCGTGGAACTGATCAGCCGGGACGACGATCGTCGGATCGCCCGACTCGAGCAGCAGCTCGACGCCTGGGTGGACGAAGGGCTGGACCTGCTCGCCTACGAGATGCGCTGGCCGTTCGAGGCCTACGTGCAGGCGCACGGCACGCTGATCGGCGAGCGCATTCGCGGCTTCATGCAGCGGGCCCAGGAAATCTCGCCCGCCCGCTACGACGAGATGCTCGCGACGCGCCTGCGCATGCAGGCGGAGGTACGCGCGGTCGCCGCGGGTACCGACGGCTTCGTCACGTTGCCCTGTTCCGGCATCGCGCCGCGCGGGTTCGAGTTCACCGGCAGCCGCACCTTCCTCGCGTACTGGTCATGCCTCGGTTTTCCGACGTTCAGCCTGCCTCTGCTGGCCGTCGATGCGATGCCGCTCGGGGTCCAGTGGATGGGCGTGGACGGCCAGGACGGCGCGCTGGCCGCCAGCGCCAGCTGGTGCATGCAGGCACTCGCCTGAAACCCCATTTCGCAGCGTCCCGGAAGGAGTTACCGATGTCCCTGCCCCAGATACTCGATACCGTGCGGCGCGCCGCGCCTCGATGCGTCCGCCTTCCGGTGCCCCCACTCGCGTTCGCGGCATTGCTCTGCCTGCCCGTAGCCTCCGGAGCGCAGCCGAAGGACCCGGCAGCGGGATGGCCCGATCGGCCGATCCGCCTGATCGTGCCGTTCGCACCGGGCGGCAGCACCGACGCCGCCGCCCGCATCATCGGGCTGAAGGTGACCGAACTATGGGGACAGCAGGTGCTGATCGACAACCGCCCGGGCGCGACCGGCATCATCGGCTCCGAGATGGCGGCCAAGGCGACACCCGACGGCTACACGGTGCTGTTCGGCACGATCGGCTCGCATTCGGTCAACGTCAGCCTGTTCAAGCTCAGCTACGACCCGCTGAAGGATTTCGAACCGGTGACGATGACCGCCGCAGTCGGCAACGTGCTCGTCGTCAACGCGAAGTCGCCGCTGAAGTCGGTCAAGGACCTGATCGCGCTCGCGCGGCAGAAACCCGGCGAGCCGACCTTCGCGTCGTCCGGTATAGGCGGCGCTCCGCACCTGACCGGCGAGTTCTTCGCGCTGCAGACCGGGACGAAGATGACGCATATCCCGTACAAGGGCGGCGGCCCGGCGATGGCCGACCTGGTCTCGGGCAA
Above is a genomic segment from Rhodocyclaceae bacterium containing:
- a CDS encoding tripartite tricarboxylate transporter substrate binding protein codes for the protein MSLPQILDTVRRAAPRCVRLPVPPLAFAALLCLPVASGAQPKDPAAGWPDRPIRLIVPFAPGGSTDAAARIIGLKVTELWGQQVLIDNRPGATGIIGSEMAAKATPDGYTVLFGTIGSHSVNVSLFKLSYDPLKDFEPVTMTAAVGNVLVVNAKSPLKSVKDLIALARQKPGEPTFASSGIGGAPHLTGEFFALQTGTKMTHIPYKGGGPAMADLVSGNVTMSFASMTSALPFIKDGRLRPLAVSSRARSGQLPDVPTMIEAGLPDFEVRDWQGLFLPRGTPRPIVDKLARGVTSVLRQPDTVERFTAQGMEIIASSPDEFRKSIAAEIARWAKVVKEANIKAE
- a CDS encoding amidase, encoding MQRWRNPQSISFTAARSHFRDGSDTPRDFLERCIDTIEARESAVKAWVVLDLEAARRAADESTARYRAGRPLSPVDGCPIGVKDIIATRDLPTQMNSPAFKGWQSPCDAAPVHAMRKGGAVIVGKTVTTEFAVGYSGPTTNAFDPERTPGGSSSGSAAAVGAGMVPLAFGTQTQGSTIRPASYNGAVGYKPTLGMLPLGGVHPLSQTLDHLGVIGATLDDVWCAASQVSTGLGSPGHRSLPAAGELAPQPVRPRRMVHLHTKGWPEIDAATAAAFGSFTAALTDQSVELISRDDDRRIARLEQQLDAWVDEGLDLLAYEMRWPFEAYVQAHGTLIGERIRGFMQRAQEISPARYDEMLATRLRMQAEVRAVAAGTDGFVTLPCSGIAPRGFEFTGSRTFLAYWSCLGFPTFSLPLLAVDAMPLGVQWMGVDGQDGALAASASWCMQALA
- a CDS encoding MmgE/PrpD family protein — encoded protein: MAASPAPTDSLTGYVADFIVGTRYEDIPADVLAVGKKSILDGLGLALSGSVAHSGEIVRDYLAAQGFSGGPCSAIGMSLKLPPRFAAFANGVGIHADDYDDTQLAVAKDRVYGLLTHPTAPCLPSALAISERDGRNGRDLMLAYHLGVEVECKIAEAINPRHYQEGFHATATCGTFASATAASKLYGLPKEAVLRALSIAGSQSAGLRENFGTMTKPFHAGKAAESGVFATDMAKMGWTAAPNILEAGRGFFKAAGGGWDDGSIRGILGKPWTFANPGVSIKPHPSGSLTHPGMTKMLELIRANDIRADQVERVKVGTNHNMPNALIHHRPRNELQAKFSMEFCMAILLLDGRANLPEFTDDVVLRADVQAMIEKVDFGVHPEAEAAGYDKMTTIIEIQMKDGRVIKGSADFGKGSPANPMTYEEVADKFHGCCDFAKWPTAKARQIVEMVRNLEQLDDVRELTALLVR